One stretch of Nitrospira sp. DNA includes these proteins:
- the rlmD gene encoding 23S rRNA (uracil(1939)-C(5))-methyltransferase RlmD, with the protein MPAPSLMVTIDKLVQGGRGLARHDSQVLFVRGAIPGETVSVALGAKHKSYQEAAVQEIAAPSPERTPAPCPVYEICGGCQLQHIEYEAQLRFKREILAETLARVGKLQIDVPPIIPSPSPYGYRSAVRFVVFRGQRGMALGFREAGSHQPVEAAGCLLVPEAMRKTIGEIADRLGRVSRLPGQVESLEVRRSVALGSTLLSWRTGPATRSQAAQLFSLCQDVPDISGQVVTAENRGRWVAGQDWIADRLGELQFRITDGSFMQANWPLLSTLSQTVNEWVNPSQGPRVLELYAGIGVLGLPLARRGALVTEVESNRWALADARQTAKVNHIGRCRFRHQKSEECLAATETGEYDAVLMDPPRTGLSPDALRGLLALTVPRIFYLSCDPATLARDLGKLCAGGYCVNRLRAFDMFPQTAHIETLVELAR; encoded by the coding sequence ATGCCTGCCCCATCTCTCATGGTGACCATCGACAAGCTTGTCCAGGGCGGGCGGGGGCTGGCACGCCATGACTCTCAGGTGCTATTTGTGCGAGGAGCGATTCCAGGCGAAACGGTTTCCGTTGCCCTTGGCGCGAAGCATAAGAGCTATCAGGAGGCGGCGGTTCAGGAGATCGCCGCGCCGTCGCCGGAGCGAACCCCCGCGCCCTGCCCAGTTTATGAAATTTGCGGCGGCTGCCAGCTCCAGCACATTGAGTATGAAGCACAACTTCGATTCAAGCGCGAGATCCTGGCCGAGACGCTCGCACGTGTCGGGAAACTCCAGATTGACGTTCCCCCCATAATCCCTTCGCCCAGTCCCTATGGCTACCGCAGTGCGGTGCGCTTCGTCGTGTTTCGCGGCCAGCGTGGCATGGCATTGGGATTTCGTGAGGCAGGCTCGCACCAGCCGGTTGAGGCGGCGGGCTGCCTGCTCGTGCCAGAGGCGATGCGAAAGACGATCGGGGAGATTGCTGATCGTCTGGGGCGGGTGAGCCGGTTGCCGGGTCAGGTGGAGTCGCTTGAAGTCCGACGGTCGGTGGCCCTCGGCTCGACGCTGTTGTCCTGGCGGACCGGTCCAGCCACGCGTTCACAGGCAGCGCAATTGTTTTCGCTTTGTCAGGACGTGCCGGACATCAGTGGGCAGGTCGTCACGGCGGAGAACCGCGGGCGCTGGGTAGCGGGACAGGATTGGATCGCCGACCGGTTGGGCGAACTGCAGTTCCGCATCACGGACGGGTCGTTTATGCAGGCCAACTGGCCGTTGCTCAGCACACTTTCACAGACCGTGAATGAATGGGTGAATCCGTCACAGGGGCCGCGCGTCCTTGAATTATATGCTGGCATCGGTGTGCTGGGGTTGCCGCTTGCGCGGCGCGGCGCGCTGGTTACGGAGGTGGAAAGCAATCGCTGGGCATTGGCCGATGCACGCCAGACAGCCAAGGTCAATCATATCGGCCGGTGCCGGTTCCGCCATCAAAAATCCGAAGAGTGTCTGGCTGCCACAGAGACGGGGGAGTATGACGCGGTCTTGATGGATCCGCCGCGCACCGGCTTAAGCCCGGACGCTCTGCGCGGCTTGCTAGCACTGACCGTGCCGCGGATTTTTTATCTTTCCTGCGATCCGGCCACGTTGGCGCGCGATCTGGGAAAGCTCTGCGCGGGCGGCTATTGTGTGAATCGTCTCCGGGCCTTCGACATGTTTCCCCAGACCGCGCACATCGAGACTTTAGTGGAACTCGCGCGTTGA